CGGCGAACGGCCGGACGGCCATGCTTCCTGTGAGGCGGATGTGCAGGCGGTGCAGGCGGTGCACGGCGATGGTGCCCGAGGTCTACGCCCGTCGACCAGAGGGCGAACGCGATCGACTCAAAGTAGCGCCGCCAACACGTTGCGGATGATGTTGAAAATTGAATGGAATAGGTTTACGGTCTCTGACGTTGACCTCGTTGAATATTCAACATCAACGGCCGCTGGTTCCGCACGGAACCGCGACCCCTCCCCCAGGAGCACCTCATGGGCATCTTCAACCGCAAGAGCACGACCGACGCCTCCGCCGCCAAGGCCGCCACCGCGGTGAGCCCCGACCTCGCGGCACTGACCGGCACCTACACCCTCGACCCGTCGCACTCGGCGATCGGCTTCGTCGCCCGTCACGCGATGGTGACGAACGTCAAGGGCGGCTTCACGGAGTTCGAGGGCACCCTGAACCTGGACGGCACGGACCCGTCCCGGTCCACCGCCTCGATCGACGTCACGATGACGAGCGTCGAGACCGGCAATGCCGACCGTGACGGGCACCTGAAGAGCGCCGACTTCTTCAAGACCGACGAGCACCCGAAGATGACGTTCCGCTCGACCAAGGCCGAGGCCCTGGGCGGCGACGGCTACCGGATCACCGGCGACCTGTCGATCATGGGCACCACCAAGCCGATCACCATCGACCTGGAGTGCCACGGCGCCGCGCAGGACCCGTACGGCAACGTGCGCGTCGGCTTCGAGGGCAAGGCCGAGATCCTGCGCTCCGAGTGGGGCCTCACCTGGAACGCGGCGCTGGAGACCGGCGGCGTCCTCGTCTCCGACAAGATCAAGCTGGTCCTCGACATCTCGGCGATCAAGAACGCCGGCTAACCCGATGTTCCTCAGCCGGTAGACCGGTACGGCACCGGCCGAACCCCTCCCCCGTCGGCTCCCGAAGCACGCCCGCCTTCCGATTCCCCCGTGTCCGGAAGGCGGGCGCTTCGGCGTGTACGTGCCTCGGAGGTCAGGGGAATCCTGCGAGCAGGACAAGAGATTCGAGTCACACGGGAAGGTCCCGCGCTCACTCACCCCCGTACAGCCTCCGCAGATCCACGAGAACCACCTCGCCCCGATCCCCCGCGGCCCGCAGCTCGTCCGTGAATCCCGCCCCGCCGTAGCAGGCGAGCCGCACCACCGACGTGTCCGCGCCGGCCGTGTCCCGCGAGCAGCGACTCGGCGTGTCGCAACCGGTCGAGAGGGCGGCGCCCTTCGCGCGGCCCCGTTCACGCGGCCCCGTTCACGCGGCCCCGTTCACGCGGGGCCGATCGCGCGATGCCGGGGCGGCGCCGGTCACACGGCGCTCCGATTACCCAGCAGCTCACGCCGCCCCACTCACGCAGCACCGTTCACGCAGCACCGTTCACGCAGCACCGTTCACGCAGCGCCCTTCGCGCGGGTCCTTCGTCAGAAGCCTCCGCCGAAGTCTCCTCCCCCGCCGAAGTCGCCGCCCCCGCCGAAGCCGCCGCCGAAGTCGCCCGGGTCGAAGTCGGAGCCCGAGACGTCGCCGCCGGCGTAACCGCCGCCGAAGTCGCCGTAGCCGGAGCCGTAGTCAGCCGCGTACGAGGGGCTGGACATCATGCTGCCGAGCAGCGTGCCGACGAGGAGGCCGGGCAGGATGCCGCCGCCGAAGTAGCCGCCCGCGTACGGGCCGTATGCCGGGCCGGCCTCCCAGTACGGGCGGCGGCCGTAGTCCGTCTCGACCTCGCGGATCGCCGGGTCGGCGCCGTCGGCGAGGCGGGCCCGGTCCGCCGCGCAGACCGGGACCTCGCGGGACGCGCCGCCGGCGGGCGTCCAGGGAGCATCGGCGACCGACGGGCCGTGCCGCGGGTCGAAGAAGCACGGGGCGCGGCGCTCCGGGAGCGCGCGGCCCTCGCGGCGCGCGGCCAGTACCGCGAGCGAGAAGCGGCCGTCCTCCAGGGCCTCGGTGACGGCTCGTACGTCCTCGGGGTGCCGGGCCTCCGCCATACGCGACTTCGCCTGCTCGTAGGCGTCCAGCGCGCGCTCGTAGTCCGCGCGCATCACGTCGTTCGCGCCCGCCTCCCCGGGGTGGAAGTCGAGCCGGTCGAGCTCCTCGCCGAAGGCCGTGATGTCCTCGTCCACGACCACACGGAGCTTGTCGAGCGCTTCCTGCTGCTCCTGCTCCCTGCGGTGGCGGTTGCGGCGTACGAGCGTGTACGCGCCGGCGCCGCCGGCCACGATCACCGCGCCGGCCGTGATCAGGGCCGCCGTGGAGACGCCGCCTCCCGTGTCGCCGCCGCTCCAGCTCGCGGGGCCCGAGCCGCCGATATTGGTGACGGCGCGGTCGGTGAAGTCGTTCAGCTGGGTCGTCGCGTTCTCGCCCTGGACGCTGGTGACGAGGTTCTGCACGGCGGTGCGGGACATCACCGCGGAGTCGGCCCGGGCGTCGAAGCTGTCGCCGAGCCTGATGGCGTACAGGCCGGTGATGCCGGTGGCGGTGCGCAGGTTCTGGAAGAGGTTCTCGGAGGGGAAGTCGGCGGGCAGGACGGCCACGAGGATGGGCTTGTCCGCCTTCTCTATCTTCTGGGTGAGGTCGTCTGCCGCCGAGGTGGACAGCTGGGCGGAGGCGGCAGGGTCGACGTAGACCGGGCTCTCGCGGAGGGCTGCGGCGATCGTGTCGATGTCGGTGGCTGCGTGGGCTTGGGGAGCGGGGGCAGCGAAGGCCGCCAGGGCGGCGAGCGCCAGCGCGATCAGCAGGCCTGTCAGTCCTCGGATGAGTGAGGCCTTCATGTCTTCGAAGCTACCCGAATGTGGGGTAAAGGGAACATCTGGGCTGGTGGGGTGGGTGCGGGTGGGCGGCTGGGGTGGGTTTTCCACCCCAGCCGCCCCTGCCCATTCCCCTACCTGGGGGCTACCGCCCCCAGACCCCCGGCGTCACGCTTCGCGCTCGTCCTCAAACGCCGGACGGGCTGAAGTTCCGGTACGCCTCCGTCAGCTTCTCCACGGCGTCCCCGTACCGGCCCGTCAGCAGGAGGTGGTCCGCCTCGGCGAACGGCTTCGCCGTCGCGGGGGTGATCGTCGAGGCGAGCTTCTGCTGGACGAGGAGGCGGGCCTTGGTCACGGCGGTGCGGCCGGTTTCGGACGATCCGGTCCGGTCGGCCGCCCGGGCCAGCACGGCCAGGCCCCTCAGGGCCGAGGCGCCGCCCGTCGGAACCTTCGTCAGGGTCGTGAGGCCCCAGCCGTACGGGAACTGCGGATCGTACGACGTGTCACCGACGTTGATCGGCAGTTGGGCCTCGGACTTCGGCCAGGTGACCGGGAGCTGACCGGTGAAGGCGCGCTTTCCGTAGAGGACGTCGGCCACGCCGTCGCCCTCCGTGCCGGGAAGCCAGGAGGCGACCAGGGCGTCGACGTCGGCGAGCCGGTCGCCGATCAGCTGCGGGCGGCCCGAGACGATCAGCACCGCGCACTTCATCGCGCCGCACACCTTGTCCACGGCGGCCTGGTCCGCGGCCGTCAGCTCCAGGTCGTTGCCGTTGCCGACGTCGCCCACACCCTCGGCGTACGGGGTCTCGCCGACGACGACCACGCCCACGTCGTACCCGCCGGTGGGCGCCGAGGCGTCCTTCGAGTAGGTGACGTCACCGCCCGCCTTCCGCATCCCCTCCAGGATCGTCGTGCCGTCCGTGATCTTTCCGGACGAGCCCTGCCAGGTGATCGTCCAGCCGCCGGTCTGGTTGCCGATGTCGTCGGCGTTCGATCCGGCGACGTACACCTTCTGGGACGTCTTCAGCGGCAGCGCGCCGTTCGCGTTCTTCAGCAGGACCTGCGACGCGGCCGCCGCCTCGCGCGCCACCGCCCGGTGCGCCGGCGAGCCGATCCGCGACGCCCCGCTCGTGTCCGCGTAAGGCTTCTCGAAGAGGCCCAGTCTGAACTTCTGCGTGAGGATGCGGGAGACCGCGTCGGTGACGCGCTTCTCACTGACGCGCCCCGCCTTCACCTCGTCGATCAGTGTTGTACGGAAGTCCTTGTACGCGTGCGGGACCATGATCATGTCGAGGCCCGCGTTGACGGACGTACGGACGTCGGACGCGTAGTCGCCGGGGATCTGGTCGATGGCCGCCCAGTCGCTGATGACGAAGCCGTCGAAGTCCATACGGCCCTTGAGCACGCCGTTGATCATGTCCGCGCGGGCGTGCATCTTCACCGGCCCCTGGCCGTCGCCGAGGATGTCGAGCGAGGAGTAGGAGGGCATGACCGAGCCGATGCCGCGGTCGACCGCCGTCCCGTACGGGGCCAGGTGCACGGCCTCCAGCTGCTGCCGGGTGACCTTGGTGACGCCCTGGTCGATGGTGTACGAGCCCGTCGTGGACGAGCCGTACTCCGTGCCTCCGTCGCCCACGAAGTGCTTCGCGGTGGCCAGCACCTTGTCGTCGTCCTTCAAGTCCCGGCCGTCGCGGGCTCCTTGGAGTCCCTGGATGACCGTCTCCATCGACTCGACGAGGGCCGGGTCCTCGCCGAAGGCCTCGTACGAGCGGCCCCAGCGCTCGTCGCGGGTGACACAGAGGCAGGGGGCGAAGTCCCAGGGAATGCCGGTGGCGCGGACCTCGGCAGCCGTCACCGAGCCCGTCTCGTAGGCCAGTTGAGGATCGCGGGTGGCACCGATGCCGATGTTGTGCGGCATGATCGTCGAGCGGACGAGGTTGTTGTGGCCGTGCACCGCGTCCACGCCGTAGATCAGCGGGATCTGGAACCGGGTTGCCTGCGCCCGGAGCTGGAAGCCGTCGATCATCTTCGCCCACGCCTCGGGGGTGTTGGGCGTCGGGGTCGAGCCGCCGCCGGACAGGAGCGAGCCGAGGTCGTACGCCGCGATGTCACCCTGCGCGGTGAGCGCGCCGCGCTCGGCCTGGGTCATCTGCCCGGCCTTCTCCTCCAGGGACATGCGCGAGACGAGGTCGGCGACCCGCTTCCGCACGGGCAACTTCGGGTCGAGGTAAGGCAGTCCGTGGGCGTCGACGACGACCTGTGGGGTCTCGGCGGGGGCCTTGGCTCCGCTGACCGTCAGCTTCAGGGGGATCGTCTCGGCGGATTCCGCGGCCTTGTCCTTGCGGGTGGTCACGGAGACGGTGTGTGACGTGCCGGACGCCGTGCCCGCCGGGAAGGTGATCTCGCCCTTGACGGGGGTGTAGTCCCTGCCGGACTCGGCGGTGCCGCCCGCGCTCTCGTACGCCACGGTCACCGGCTCCTCGATCGGGACCGAGCCCGTGGTCGCCACGGAGATCTTCACGGCGGCCGTGCCGCCCTCCTTCACCGGGTGAACGGCGGAGTCGGCGACGACGGAGGCCCGCAGGGCCGGGTCGGCCTTGCCGTACAGCTCGACGTCGTCCATGGCGAACTGGCCCTTGACGCCGACCGGGAGCGTGACCGCGTACCCCCACATCTGGGTGAGTCCGAGGACCTGGTCGATGCCGCCGACGGGCTGGTAATCCGTTCGATAGGCGAAGTCGGTGAAGGGGATCTCGACCTGCTTCCAGCCGGTGAAGTCGTCGGTGAAGGACATCGTCCAGAGTTCGGAGGCCTCCCCGTTGGCGCCGCCGTCCTTGATCTCGAAGCTGATCTTCTTGGCGTTGTTCTGGCCGTCCCACCAGAAGCGGATGCCCTTGTGGGCGGACCAGTCGTGGGCGGGCCCGTCGAAGGCGAAGTCGTGGGTGAAGCCGCCGTAGCCGCTGATGTCGTAGCTGCCGGTGAGGACCTTGGCGCCCTCGGGGGCGTCGGACCGGGCGGTCAGGGCCAGCGCGGGCGGGTCGTCGGCGTCGCTCCCCCAGGGGAAGATGCCGTCGGCGGGCGGGTTCGCGAACGGGACCTCGCCCTCGAAGGCGTCGACGGGTACCGGGGCCGGTTCATCGGCCCCGGCGGCTGCACCCGCGGAGGCCAGCGGCAGCAGCCC
This genomic interval from Streptomyces dengpaensis contains the following:
- a CDS encoding YceI family protein, translated to MGIFNRKSTTDASAAKAATAVSPDLAALTGTYTLDPSHSAIGFVARHAMVTNVKGGFTEFEGTLNLDGTDPSRSTASIDVTMTSVETGNADRDGHLKSADFFKTDEHPKMTFRSTKAEALGGDGYRITGDLSIMGTTKPITIDLECHGAAQDPYGNVRVGFEGKAEILRSEWGLTWNAALETGGVLVSDKIKLVLDISAIKNAG
- a CDS encoding glycoside hydrolase family 3 protein; translation: MRRTALLASAALLTGLLPLASAGAAAGADEPAPVPVDAFEGEVPFANPPADGIFPWGSDADDPPALALTARSDAPEGAKVLTGSYDISGYGGFTHDFAFDGPAHDWSAHKGIRFWWDGQNNAKKISFEIKDGGANGEASELWTMSFTDDFTGWKQVEIPFTDFAYRTDYQPVGGIDQVLGLTQMWGYAVTLPVGVKGQFAMDDVELYGKADPALRASVVADSAVHPVKEGGTAAVKISVATTGSVPIEEPVTVAYESAGGTAESGRDYTPVKGEITFPAGTASGTSHTVSVTTRKDKAAESAETIPLKLTVSGAKAPAETPQVVVDAHGLPYLDPKLPVRKRVADLVSRMSLEEKAGQMTQAERGALTAQGDIAAYDLGSLLSGGGSTPTPNTPEAWAKMIDGFQLRAQATRFQIPLIYGVDAVHGHNNLVRSTIMPHNIGIGATRDPQLAYETGSVTAAEVRATGIPWDFAPCLCVTRDERWGRSYEAFGEDPALVESMETVIQGLQGARDGRDLKDDDKVLATAKHFVGDGGTEYGSSTTGSYTIDQGVTKVTRQQLEAVHLAPYGTAVDRGIGSVMPSYSSLDILGDGQGPVKMHARADMINGVLKGRMDFDGFVISDWAAIDQIPGDYASDVRTSVNAGLDMIMVPHAYKDFRTTLIDEVKAGRVSEKRVTDAVSRILTQKFRLGLFEKPYADTSGASRIGSPAHRAVAREAAAASQVLLKNANGALPLKTSQKVYVAGSNADDIGNQTGGWTITWQGSSGKITDGTTILEGMRKAGGDVTYSKDASAPTGGYDVGVVVVGETPYAEGVGDVGNGNDLELTAADQAAVDKVCGAMKCAVLIVSGRPQLIGDRLADVDALVASWLPGTEGDGVADVLYGKRAFTGQLPVTWPKSEAQLPINVGDTSYDPQFPYGWGLTTLTKVPTGGASALRGLAVLARAADRTGSSETGRTAVTKARLLVQQKLASTITPATAKPFAEADHLLLTGRYGDAVEKLTEAYRNFSPSGV